Proteins found in one Dermacentor silvarum isolate Dsil-2018 chromosome 8, BIME_Dsil_1.4, whole genome shotgun sequence genomic segment:
- the LOC125947828 gene encoding MAP7 domain-containing protein 1-like, protein MPMPMPIPSPAPAGSSSQGPIVIAPQGPSYPPPPAPLPPPPPPPPPPQQQTTSVPEVMAIMAMMRQFTTMDGAYDDDDDSSEEEHRESAKERKKQKKKEKEKRKKERDKERARREKARKQAEQQRQELLKQQEEAAKQERQQERQEERQQKQKSKANRRKTIAEAAFDQDFS, encoded by the exons ATGCCCATGCCGATGCCGATACCGTCACCGGCACCCGCTGGCAGCTCATCTCAG GGTCCGATCGTCATCGCACCCCAGGGACCCTCGTACCCGCCTCCTCCTGCTCCTCTACCTCCGCCTCCGCCGCCTCCACCCCCACCACAGCAGCAGACGACGAGCGTCCCGGAAGTTATGGCCATCATGGCGATGATGCGCCAGTTCACCACCATGGACGGCGCttacgacgacgatgacgactcGAGTGAGGAAGAACACAGGGAGTCGGCCAAGGAGcgaaagaagcagaagaagaaggaaaaggagaagaggaagaaagaaCGCGACAAGGAGCGCGCTCGACGCGAGAAAGCTCGCAAGCAGGCCGAGCAGCAGAGACAGGAGCTGCTGAAGCAACAG GAAGAGGCGGCGAAACAGGAGCGTCAGCAGGAGCGTCAGGAGGAGCGTCAGCAAAAGCAAAAGTCCAAAGCTAACCGGCGCAAGACTATAGCGGAAGCTGCCTTCGACCAAGATTTCTCATAG
- the LOC119462066 gene encoding uncharacterized protein LOC119462066 produces MCIFLGQHQGTGKDDCSPGEKKKEDNNQSSKETSKEPQKEPDKDNQKADPKDSQKNSPKKAPKNSKNGASKSSHKDAPKDAPKDSPKNSPKDAPKHSQKNAKNGATKSSHKDAPKDAPKDSQKDVHKDVLKGQKNVQVDSPNHSNKDGEVDVPKDIIHDGERVADKDNHKDDPHDDYDHVVTMAKGTHHASKNRSASADILREILRRQLADEGHGPAAALPGNQPRLPALAQAQQLYAPLGSSGVGPAGQSRIPDYYGMSTAPQSTRNLGFGSCSCHPACNCQKPCSCEPSPCPCKGPSVSSIHSAGSGTIISSVVPIPVPYPMPGYDGGAGGSGNIANARPNEPIIINPYPPSTSSAPPQPPAPANPAPITVHDIVSLMTSLMLKNFRDDLLRRWGLPVPDDATTAAATPVRATVPESAAVTAPQVPSEPVQ; encoded by the exons ATGTGCATATTCTTGGGCCAGCACCAGGGCACGGGAAAGGATGACTGCTCTCCCGGCGAGAAAAAGAAGGAGGACAACAACCAAAGCAGTAAAGAGACTAGCAAGGAGCCCCAAAAGGAACCTGACAAGGACAACCAAAAGGCTGACCCTAAAGATTCTCAAAAGAATAGCCCGAAGAAAGCTCCAAAGAATTCCAAGAACGGCGCTTCAAAGAGTTCCCATAAGGATGCCCCGAAGGACGCTCCAAAGGATTCCCCCAAGAATTCCCCGAAGGATGCTCCAAAGCATTCCCAAAAGAATGCCAAGAACGGCGCTACAAAGAGTTCCCATAAGGATGCCCCGAAAGACGCTCCAAAGGATTCCCAGAAGGATGTTCACAAGGATGTCCTTAAAGGTCAAAAGAATGTCCAGGTGGATTCCCCCAATCATTCCAATAAGGATGGCGAGGTGGATGTCCCCAAGGATATCATCCACGATGGTGAAAGGGTTGCCGACAAAGATAACCACAAAGATGACCCTCACGATGACTACGATCATGTAGTTACTATGGCGAAGGGCACGCATCACGCTTCCAAAAACCGCTCAGCTAGTGCCGATATATTGAGGGAGATCCTACGTCGTCAGCTGGCAGACGAGGGACACGGACCGGCCGCAGCCCTTCCAGGGAATCAGCCAA GACTCCCTGCACTGGCGCAAGCGCAGCAGTTGTACGCTCCACTGGGTTCATCCGGTGTCGGTCCGGCTGGCCAGTCTCGCATCCCGGATTACTACGGCATGAGCACGGCGCCTCAGTCCACGCGCAACCTGGGCTTCGGGTCCTGCAGCTGCCACCCTGCCTGTAACTGTCAAAAGCCGTGTTCGTGCGAGCCTTCGCCTTGCCCCTGCAAGGGACCGAGCGTGAGCAGCATTCACAGCGCCGGTTCGGGGACCATCATTTCCTCGGTGGTGCCCATCCCGGTTCCCTACCCCATGCCAGGCTACGATGGTGGTGCCGGTGGTTCCGGCAACATCGCCAACGCAA GACCTAATGAGCCGATTATCATCAACCCGTATCCGCCCTCCACGAGCTCGGCGCCGCCACAGCCACCTGCGCCAGCCAATCCCGCCCCGATCACCGTTCACGACATCGTTTCCCTGATGACGTCACTCATGCTAAAGAACTTCCGTGATGACCTTCTGAGACGATGGGGTTTGCCGGTGCCCGATGATGCGACGACTGCTGCTGCCACGCCAGTACGAGCCACGGTGCCAGAAAGTGCAGCCGTAACTGCACCGCAGGTACCGTCGGAGCCTGTACAGTAA